In Thermodesulfobacteriota bacterium, a single genomic region encodes these proteins:
- a CDS encoding SAM-dependent methyltransferase, translated as HEVAGSLAAAAAAAAFALGTGGAFCSVYPAARLATLLEGCRGAGLEPKVLLPVHPRAGEPANLVLVRCVRGGGEGLELRSPLVLHASGARYSPEAERLLGPP; from the coding sequence GCCACGAGGTGGCGGGATCCCTGGCGGCCGCCGCGGCCGCGGCGGCCTTTGCCCTGGGCACGGGGGGCGCGTTCTGCTCCGTGTATCCGGCGGCGCGGCTGGCAACCCTCCTGGAGGGTTGCCGGGGGGCGGGCCTGGAGCCCAAGGTCCTGCTGCCGGTGCACCCCCGGGCCGGCGAGCCGGCGAACCTGGTGCTGGTGCGGTGTGTGCGGGGAGGAGGGGAGGGGCTGGAGCTCAGGAGCCCGCTCGTCCTCCACGCTTCGGGCGCGCGCTACTCGCCCGAGGCGGAGCGTCTCCTGGGTCCTCCCTGA